The sequence TACATGCACACAAGTCTGAACCTTGACAGTACTTTAAAAGTATTTAAAAATCATGAAGTCTATGGAAACACTGATTTGTAACAATTAAACAATTTTCCCCCTGCACTGTTTATAGCTAGAGCATCAAAAATGTCTCCTATTATACTGCCTGCTTTCTCATCAATAGTgaaagattaaatttaaaatctaTTAAATATTGTTTCTTCCTTGTACAAACACAGTTATTAACACTTGCATGCATTTCCAgtgtattaaaaaaaattaaaaaccttTTGTCTCAGCCTCCAGGTACAAATGGCCCTGCTTAAAGCTATCCTAAACTACTATGAAATTAAACAAACATTCCAGCACCTAAAGAGCTGCCAACATTTGAGTTTTTGCTGCACTTTTGGATACCAACTATATTCCGTCTATTACACAAGAAATTAAATCTCTCACAAATCTTTATTAAGTTTATACAAGAAATCTGCATACATACAGTGTACCTCCAAGGCTGTTGGCTGCAAGGGGCATATTAACAAACATTTCTTGATAAAGCTGTGGCTCTTGGGCCTACAAAGGTAAATGCAGAATGCTAGGactaaaaaaaaaatggataggtcatgatgaaatggcagagcagacttagtgagccaaatgccctaatttgctcctgtatcttatggtcttaaagttaTCAAGATAACTTCATACTTGTGCACTACTGAAACACAAGCAGATTTACTGTCCAAAAAATACTCAAATTCCCTTCTAATTCTCTTTTCAGTGCTCATAAAATTGTATATTTCCCAAGAACCACAGCTTAAAGCTATTCAATATCTTCAGGCCTAACTGGATGAGGAAGAGGTATTATTGATTTCTTCTCTTTATCTCTTGATAAGGCTTTTCTCATATCTGTtaagagagattaaaaatgtgtgATTAAAAATGCAAACATTTAAATAGTTGTTTAACACAATTCGTCAAAAGTGTAATATTCACTTACAAAATAGTTTTCATTGAGTCAGTACTTACAACTACCTGTAAATTCATAGCATAGGATCTCAAAGTAATCAACAACCCGTAAATATGAAGCAAAATTACAACTTACTATAAAGGTTTATATAAATTTATAATCATACCATAAGCATTTTCATCAGGTTCTCCATTGCTAGCTGAATAGTATTCTATCACAGTTCTGTAAACACTGTAGCCAAGCTGTTTGTACATGTTCACAGCCACTTGATTGGAAACTCGTACAAATAGATCCACAAAGAATCCACCTTTTCTACAGAAAGGAAGCACAATGTTCATCTGTCACTGGTGAAATGTATGTTAGCCAGATAATAGGTAGTAGCTAAAACATACAAACTAACCTTTCAGATATCTCCTCCAGCAGTTCCATCAGTTTAGCTGCTAGTCCTAAACGTCTAAATTCTGGAGCTACAGATAATGCTGTTACATGTCCATGCCATTCCTCTCTTGCCACTGATCCTTCAGCTTTCCCCATTACTTAAAATAAGAAACAATCAGTAAGTGACACTATTTAAATACTGTTCGCTCTAAGCATATTTCCTAATTGGTGTTTGTTCTTTTTTGGCCACCCCAATTAACCAGCATCCAATCTGTTTAGATGTGCTTCTGAAACTGGGAATGTCTGTTCGCGTTTACACAGAATTCTGAAATGTAACAAAAATTTCAATACAATCAAACTGAAGAATACAGAATATCACACAGTGCTTACCTGTGGAAACAGGTAAGATTCTATGTGACTGCTTTTGAGTTGATAAACTGGTCCATAATCAAAGATTCAGCAGCCAGCCTAGATGAATGCCTCTATTATCTCAGACATTCTCAGCAAGTGTGTTGAGGAACTGTGTGTCTAAAAAGGAGAAACCAGGTGCTTCCAAATCATGGAGACCCATTCTCTACTCAAATCTAGGTCTGCAGTATTTGAATCAGGTGACCCTGACCTTTATAAGAAATCAAGATACGACCTTCATAAAGCCATCAGGAACAGTATCAGCCCGAAATGGAGTTTCAGTCCAGCTATCAGGTCTTACATAGGAAGTTATAAAATGAAGTCAGACAGTATCACAGAAGGGAACAGATATATCACCACCCACCCTGACAGTTTCTAGTGCACCTAAATATACAGGATGTAAGATCAGTCTTCTGGAAGGTGAACCTATGGAAAGCATTGAGCCTAGGTGTCCCTGGTCATGTCCTTAGATTTTGGTGCAGATCAGCTGGCAGGGGTATTTGCAGATATTAACCTCTCACTGCTTCAGGCTATGGTTCTCTCCTGCCACTATCATCCCTGTATCCAAGAAAAACAAGACAACATGCCTTTATGACGACTGCCAAGTGACTACTGTCTACCATCATAAAGTGTTCAAGAGGCCAGTCATAGAAAACATTACCTCCAAGTTTCCAGACAAccttgacccactgcaatttatCTACCTCCTAAAGAGGTTTATGGCAGACACCATCTCTCTGGCCCTATACCCATCTCCACAGCatctgaacagtgaagagaaCTGTCCAACTGTtgcttattgactacagttctgccTTCAGTACAATGATTCCAACCAAACTCTGGACCCTGGGAGTTAATGCCTCCctcagcaactggatccttgacttcctgaccaacagactgcaatcagtaaggataggcagcaacacctctgcTGTGATTATTCTAAATGCTGGTGCTCCAGAAGGTTGCATCCTCAGCTGCTACTCTACTCAACTCACTACACTTGTGGCTGGGTGGCCAGAgtttgctctaactccatctacaaatttgcagatgatactactgCAGCGGGCCACATCTCAAATAACGATGAATTGAAGATAACagagcttagtgacatggtgtcatgacaacaaccttactctgtgtcaatttaaaaaaaataattgactTCAGAAACAGAGCCAGTGCAAATGCACCTGTCGACATCAACCATGTTGAGGTTgagaatttcaagttcctaggtttgaacatcaccaatgcctctatttcctcaggaagCTAAAATTCGGCATGGTCTAACCATTTAACCATTGAAAGTATTCTTtctggatgcataacagcttggAATGGCAACTGATCTACACATGACCGCAAGAAAGTGCAGAGTTGTGGAGACAGCCAGCACATCAAGGGAGCCAGCTTCCCTTCTATGGACTGTCTATACTTTCAGTGAAATAAGCCAACATAAAGGCCCCACCCACTCCACACATTCTCTCTACTCCCCTCTCCCATAAAacagatacaaaatcctgaaagcacataccagctGCTCACATTTTATTCTACATTATTGTTTTATGTTATTCTAGCTCAATACACTACATAAAAATTTGATCTGTACAAACAGCAAGCAAGCAAACTTTTCACTATATCTTAGTACATGTGtcaatgataaacacaagagatgccgcagattttggaaatccagagcaacacacacacaaaatgctgaaggtcaggcagcatccacagaaatgaataagtagtcaacatttcagccaaGGCCCTTCTACAGGActgaaaagggggaagatgccagaataaaggtGGGGGTGATGGAAGACTagctaggtgataggtgggaaagatagaagattggagaagaaatctgataggagaggaaagtggaccatagttggaaaggaaggtggaggggcactgggggaggtgactggcagggaggagaagaggtaagagaccagagtggcAAATCGAAGTAgagctgggggggggtggggagaggggggagaaataCTGGAAGGAGATATTGACgcgataataaaccaataccaattctTAAAGAGTGTTGGAGGGGTGAAATGGGCTATGTATCATGTTAAATAGCTAATAAGTTTTTCCCTGACATTCAAAGTAGTACTAGAGAGTTTGAccaattaaaggaaggcagagaAAATTCTGAAAAACAACAATTAAACAAAAAGAGGCGATCTTTTGACTGTGTGCTCTTGGAGAATTGCTTGTGAAATGTAATGGACAAAAAACTGTTGCTAGATTTATTTTCACATTCCTAAAAGTACAGATGAAGTAGGTCAAGAACTGCATTAATATATTACAGATCTCTGTTACAACAGTAATGCTCCAATATAAATATTTTGATTTTTAAATTAGATTATTGTGAGTTTAAATAAACTACAATGCTGGATTCTTACTGTATCCCATCAActctcctccaggtgcttcagcaACAATAAAATACTCTGGCCAATGAGCCAAATACTGTAGATAGAAGGGGATCCCATACTGTGAATTAGTTAAGAAAAATAACAATATAGTCAGTAGTCTACACAAGTTAAATTAGAGTCCAATGCAAAACATATAGTAACAAAAAGCTCTACCTTGTATTTATATGTAGGCTGATGAAATGCAATCTACAAtcttttttctattttatttacTTAACGTTGCTGTGGTATTTTGTTATGCCATAGCTCAAGTGTTTTTTCCCCAGCTCTACAGCTGTTTCTTTCATCAGTTGTTAATCTGGCTCCAAATGTACAATGAGTTAAGTGAATTATCATTGGTTTAACCTAGTTCATGCCAATTCATTTCGTGAAGCCTTTATCAGCCAAATTGATTCTGAATTTCATGTAAGTTCATACACAACTCAAAATTTGAGAGCCCTTCAAAGAATAAATGATCACTGAAAATATAGCAACTCCATAAAGTAACCAGGCAGTCAGAGTGCAAGTTGAGTTCTATTGCAAATTAAACATCTACATAGCTATTAGCAATCATGAAAATCCACAATAAGCTCAAGTGAATTGAAGCTTGCTTTTGGAGCACAATTTGAATAGAAGCTTAACAGCCCAACAGATGGTGGGCATAATGGTCTTAAATCAGAATGAAGCACActacaaagagccataaattattTGCAGTAGATTGAGAAACCATACTGAAATGCATGACAGCaatatctatttttttttaaagtttacaaGTTGCTAAATTATGCTActagcataaaaaaagttgggaacccctgctttagggtAAAGGAAAAATAACTGGCCATAGCTAGAAAGAAATAGTTCAAAaaagattctaccaataatgttGCCAAAAAGCAGTAAGCTCAATGACTAGGAAGATTTAAGAAATCAGCTAACAATGACTCAACCACTGATGTGCCAAAGACTCTAGAAGTTGAGAGACAAGAAACATCAAAATGGActatattatataaaagaaagtTATTAATGTGGGCTCCTCTCTCACTGAGATGAGAGAATCTATTGAAGAGCACTGAAATGGATAAAATATTTAATACTGCTTCATGGAAGACAAAGGAAAGCCATTTGGAAACAGCAGAGGGCCAAAAATCTAGGTGACAGTAGCTCAACAAAATTAGTACTGGTTGAAATAAATTTGAATGAAAGCATTATTGAAAATGGTGAGCTATAGATTTTTAGACATCAAGAGAACCAAGAGCTATGTGAAATGCAAAGCTGACAGAAAGGGCTTAATGCACCACCGCTGCTTTTGTTTCTTACCTGGTATTTTGAGGTGAGAACATACTGCTATGGAAAATAAATAGCAAGAGGAACAATTTAACAGAACTCTATAATATTTTTTCAAATAGCACTACTTTTACTGATTTCAACATCAACTAAAGATAAATTAATAGAGAATTAATAAAAACAAAGTAGTCAAGAGGCCACTAATTTAGTTTGTGTTGGTGTTATCAAGTAGAAGTTTAAATGATAGCTTTGCTCAGGCACATTTCCAATCTGAATTACGTCTTACTTTGTAAGAAAAATATGGATGTGCTGCCTGGTGAACATTAACCAGTTTCCTCTCAAAAATTCAGTGTGTTAATAAGGATACAGTTTCTGTAAGTGGATCCAGATTtctgcaaaataaaataaaaactaatTACAAAATAGTCACAATCTGCTGTTGTAATTTAGCGCAGTGCTatattaattaaaatatatttttcccCAAAGAAAGCAACAAAAATCTTGCTGTTTGGACCATGTGTATCACTGAAACACAAATTGTAAAAACTTATTAGCAACTAAAATCCCCTAAATACTGTAAACAAATAAAGAGTAGGATGCCGAGACTTCATTAACGCATCAATGACAAGGTTACTCCATGATGGCAGTGACTGGAGCGAGGCTCAGGAGGGCCACCAGAGTATTGGTTGAAGAGGCAGAATACAGCAGCTTTTGGCtgtggctgaagaggaaggacagAAATTGGGATACCGACTAACCTCATTGGAAACTGCAGGGAGTGGCAGAGAGATATCTCTGCTACTGCTCTGCCATCAGGAGATATATCAAGGCTAAGGGAGCAAAACATCAATGAATGGTGGTCTTCTGCTGACCTCAGGGCACTGTTGGAGGTGCTGCAGACAGCAATGCCTAGCAGGAAACAACATTTTCCTGTAAATCTCACCGGAAGCTATTTTCACCTTGGATTTACAAATTCTTTAGCTTCCCTGAATCAAAATAATAAAGTAGTACAAGAAGCCAGCAGATTTATTAGTATCTCCTGTCATCTGTTCTCAGACTTCAAGCCTTTCCAGATCAGAACATGGACCTGGCTGAACATTCTATACAGTGGCATGGTCAGAAGCAAGCCATTTACTTTTGCAAACAACTTTGCCAACCGCTTTCACAGATACTTCTGGTGTCACTGGGTTCATCTTGTTAAAACACAAATACAAAAACTTGAAACTGAATTCAATCTCATATTGCATTGACTTCTGAAAAGTTGCAAATTGCTTATTTTGTGGAATCAGATATCAATGGGAAGCTACGTAAGCAGTGCCCATCCTCTAAAGTCATTCTATAGACAGAATCATATCCCGATAATCACCAATTATGCAATAAAAGCACTAATGAGCATCAAATCTTATCTATCTTATCAtgaactggaaaataatgct comes from Hypanus sabinus isolate sHypSab1 chromosome 12, sHypSab1.hap1, whole genome shotgun sequence and encodes:
- the naa20 gene encoding N-alpha-acetyltransferase 20, whose product is MTTLRAFCCDDLFRFNNINLDPLTETYGIPFYLQYLAHWPEYFIVAEAPGGELMGYIMGKAEGSVAREEWHGHVTALSVAPEFRRLGLAAKLMELLEEISERKGGFFVDLFVRVSNQVAVNMYKQLGYSVYRTVIEYYSASNGEPDENAYDMRKALSRDKEKKSIIPLPHPVRPEDIE